In Gemmatimonadaceae bacterium, the sequence TGCAAGGCAGCGTCGCATGGCCAGGGCTGTGGGGAGGAATGAACTGGGATGGCCTCACATGGGACCTGTAAGGCATCGACTCGTCGCGACAGTCAAACGAGTCGCCATGGTAGTCAGATTGCACCACAGAAGTCGCGCGACGGCCCCGGCTACGGCAGATCAGCCCATCGAATGGTTAGCGCAGGATGGAAGCCCGTACGCAGCGACCAGGGGACCGCTCGTGGTGGCCTCCGGAACACCATGTTCGCCCCCTCCGTGGGGTAAGGTCGTGGCACTCGAAATTGCGAACTCGCGAGTTGACATCGCGTGGGAACGTCCCTTGGGAACCGTCCCTTGGCTACAAGGTCACAAGGGCTACGAGAGCTGGGGCTCGCTCTCATTTGGAGGACCATTGATGATCGCTTCTGGCCTCACCTTTGTAGCGGGCTCGCAAGACGGCAAGATTCGCGCACTCGACGTGTCTGACGGTAGCCCAGTTTGGGAGCGTCAGCTTCCAGCGGGCGGACAAGCTTCACCGATGACCTACGTCCTCGACGGCAGGCAGTATGTCGTAGTCGCTGCGGGCGGGCGAAGTGGAATCGGCGCACCCGGAGACTGGGTTGTCGCGTTCAGGTTAAGGGAGTGACAGCGGCAGAATCGGGGAATAGGCCAGACCCTGTGAGCCTGGCCTATTTGAATGCCGCACATGTGCCTACACCGCCTCCGCCCTCTCCGTCACCACCCGCACGTTGTCATCGACCACCTGAAGAAACCCACCCTCCACCGCGAACCGCCCGGCCGACCCACCCGCGCCGAGCCGCAACGTCCCCTTCCCCAGCAACGTCATCATCGGCGCGTGCGAGGTGAGGATCCCCACCTCGCCATCGAACGCCGGCGCGGTCACCTGCTCCACCTCGCCCTCGAACAGCGTCTTCTCCGGAGAGATCACCGAGACCTTCAGCATCGCCCTAGCCCTTCGCCAGCTTCTCGGCGTTGCGCACGATGTCGTCCGCGCCGCCGCACATGAAGAACGCCTGCTCCGGATACTGGTCGAACTCGCCCTGCGTCAGCCGCTCGAACGAGCTGATCGTCTCCTCCAGCTTCACGTACGCGCCCTTCATGCCCGTGAACTGCTCGGCCACCGCAAACGGCTGCGACATGAAGCGCTGAATACGCCGGGCACGACCCACGATCTTCTTGTCGTCCTCCGACAGCTCTTCCATGCCCAGGATCGCGATGATGTCCTGGAGTTCCTTGTAGCGCTGCAGAATGCGCTGCACTTCGGTGGCCACCTTGTAGTGACGCTCGCCGATGAACTGCGCGTCGAGAATGCGCGACGACGAATCGAGCGGGTCCACGGCGGGATAGATGCCGAGCTCGGTGATCTTTCGCGACAACACGACGGTGGCGTCGAGGTGCGCGAAGGCAGTCGCCGGCGCAGGATCGGTGAGGTCGTCCGCCGGCACGTAGATCGCCTGCACCGACGTGATCGAACCGTTCCGGGTGGACGTGATGCGCTCCTGCAGGTCGCCCATCTCCGTCGCCAGCGTCGGTTGGTAACCCACGGCGCTCGGCATACGGCCAAGCAGTGCGGACACTTCCGAACCGGCCTGGGTGAAGCGGAAGATGTTGTCGATGAACACCAGCACGTCGGCGTTCTCGCGATCACGGAAGTACTCGGCAACCGTGAGGCCCGAGAGACCCACGCGGAGACGCGCGCCGGGCGGCTCGTTCATCTGCCCGTAGATCAGCGCGCAGGAGTCGATGACGCCCGACTCCTTCATTTCGAGATACAGATCGTTCCCTTCGCGCGTACGCTCACCCACGCCGCAGAACACGGACTTGCCGCCGTGGCCCTTGGCGACGTTGTTGATGAGCTCCATGATGACGACGGTCTTGCCCACACCGGCGCCGCCGAAGAGACCGATCTTGCCGCCCTTCACGAAAGGCGCGATCAGGTCAACGACCTTGATGCCCGTCTCGAAGACTTCGGTCTTGGGCTCGAGGTTCACGAAGTCCGGGCGCTTGCGATGGATGGGCCAGCGCTCGGCGCTCGCCGGGATCGGCTCGCCGTTGTCCACGGGCTCGCCGAGCACGTTGAGAATGCGGCCTAACGCGGGGGCGCCGACGGGCACGGAGATCGCGGCCCCGGTATCGATCGCGTCCATGCCGCGCGAGACGCCGTCGGACGACGACATGGCCACCGCGCGCACCTGGTTGCGACCGATGTGCTGCTGCACCTCGACCACGACGTTGACGTCTTCGCCGGCTTCCGTGCGTCCGGTGACGGTGAGCGCGTTGTAGAGCTCGGGGAGCTTGTCGGCGTCGAATTCGACGTCCAGCACTGGGCCGATGACCTGGACAACCTTACCCGCGGTCCTGGTGGCAGTTGCGCTCATATCGTGACGGGTGACTCGTGGTTGGTGACTGGGTGACTCATTCGTTGCTGACGGCTCGCTGCGCACCGAGTGAACGACGCGCGGCACCGGCCGGAGCCGGTTCAGTACCTACTCCAGGGCCGCGGCGCCGCCGACGATCTCCGCGATTTCCTGGGTGATCGCGGCCTGACGGGTGCGGTTATAGGTGCGGCGGAGCACGTTGAGCATCTCGCCCGCGTTGTCCGTCGCGCTCTTCATGGCGGTGCGACGGGCGCCCTGCTCTCCCGCGGCCGTTTCCACGAGCGCGCGATAGACCTGGTTGCGCACATACAACGGCAGCAGGTCCGACAGGATCGCCTCGGCGGATGGCGCGAGGATGTAGTCCGGCGCGGCGCCCTTCCGCTCGGGCGGAGCCACGGGAAGTATGCGGCTCGTCGTGGGCGGCGTGGAGAGCGCAGAACGGAACTGCGCATACACGACGTACACCGCGTCGAGCTGACCATCGATGAACTGCTGCATGATCCCGTCGATCAACGCGCTCGCGTTCTCGGCGCTCGGCTTCTCGGAGAT encodes:
- a CDS encoding PQQ-binding-like beta-propeller repeat protein; the encoded protein is MIASGLTFVAGSQDGKIRALDVSDGSPVWERQLPAGGQASPMTYVLDGRQYVVVAAGGRSGIGAPGDWVVAFRLRE
- the atpC gene encoding ATP synthase F1 subunit epsilon is translated as MLKVSVISPEKTLFEGEVEQVTAPAFDGEVGILTSHAPMMTLLGKGTLRLGAGGSAGRFAVEGGFLQVVDDNVRVVTERAEAV
- the atpD gene encoding F0F1 ATP synthase subunit beta codes for the protein MSATATRTAGKVVQVIGPVLDVEFDADKLPELYNALTVTGRTEAGEDVNVVVEVQQHIGRNQVRAVAMSSSDGVSRGMDAIDTGAAISVPVGAPALGRILNVLGEPVDNGEPIPASAERWPIHRKRPDFVNLEPKTEVFETGIKVVDLIAPFVKGGKIGLFGGAGVGKTVVIMELINNVAKGHGGKSVFCGVGERTREGNDLYLEMKESGVIDSCALIYGQMNEPPGARLRVGLSGLTVAEYFRDRENADVLVFIDNIFRFTQAGSEVSALLGRMPSAVGYQPTLATEMGDLQERITSTRNGSITSVQAIYVPADDLTDPAPATAFAHLDATVVLSRKITELGIYPAVDPLDSSSRILDAQFIGERHYKVATEVQRILQRYKELQDIIAILGMEELSEDDKKIVGRARRIQRFMSQPFAVAEQFTGMKGAYVKLEETISSFERLTQGEFDQYPEQAFFMCGGADDIVRNAEKLAKG
- the atpG gene encoding ATP synthase F1 subunit gamma, with amino-acid sequence MAKGRELKGRIKTTENTRKITRTMEMVATAKMKRALDRVTAARPYANALAEVLSGLYSPDLAERFPLLRQPERERRAAVILMTADRGLCGGFNSNLIREARGLLARLRERGVAVDLHVEGRRGVGYFRYVGEQLASVTTMISEKPSAENASALIDGIMQQFIDGQLDAVYVVYAQFRSALSTPPTTSRILPVAPPERKGAAPDYILAPSAEAILSDLLPLYVRNQVYRALVETAAGEQGARRTAMKSATDNAGEMLNVLRRTYNRTRQAAITQEIAEIVGGAAALE